The proteins below are encoded in one region of Methanosarcinales archaeon:
- a CDS encoding glycosyltransferase, with protein EGFGIPLLEAMGMGCPVITSNTSSIPEVVDKAALLFDPNSIDSLINVIELLESNESKREKLINLGFEQEKKFSWDKTAHETFKVYKYAYDLKH; from the coding sequence TGAAGGATTTGGCATCCCATTGCTTGAAGCTATGGGAATGGGATGTCCGGTCATTACCAGTAACACAAGCTCAATCCCCGAGGTTGTGGATAAAGCAGCTTTATTGTTTGATCCCAATTCAATAGATAGTTTAATTAATGTAATTGAATTGTTAGAAAGCAATGAGTCAAAGCGTGAAAAATTGATTAATCTTGGTTTTGAACAAGAGAAAAAATTCAGTTGGGACAAAACTGCTCATGAAACATTTAAAGTTTATAAGTATGCATATGATTTAAAACATTGA